Genomic DNA from Paenibacillus sp. KS-LC4:
ATTGTTGTCGCTGATAATCAAGTGATGTTCAAGCTTGGAAATGTACTGTTCTACACGCGTATGCTCGATGGCATGTACCCGGATACTTCCAAGATTATTCCTCAGACCTACAAAACAGAACTTGTCGTCGATACCAAAAATTTAATGGATGCAATCGACCGAGCTTATTTGATGTCGCGTGAAGAGAAAACAAACATTGTTCGTCTGATTACGCTTGATGACAATTCCATTGAAATTTCCTCAAGCTCCACCGAGCTTGGCCGCGTAACAGAGCAAATTGATGCCAAAAAATTTGAAGGCGAGCCGCTTCGCATCTCCTTCAACTCCAAATTCATGCTTGATGTGCTGAAAGTAATTGACAGCGAGCAAATTTTCATCGGCTTTACAGGGGCTATGAGCCCAATTATCATTAAGCCGACTGATCATTCGTATAACATGTACGTCATATTGCCTTACCGGACAACAACGTAGCAGCTTAGCAAGTAGGCTGTCGATAAGAAGGAATAGAGCTCGAGAAGAGAGAGGTGGGCAAGCCACGATGAAGGAAGTTGCCATTCGCACGGAATATATTCCACTGGGACAGTTTCTAAAGCTGTCGGATTGTATATCCACAGGTGGACAAGCTAAATTTTTTCTACAGGAGAACAAGATTACAATTAACGGCGAGACGGATAACAGACGTGGACGCAAGCTGTATGTCGGTGACCGTGTCGAGGTAGAAGGCTTCGGCGTCTTTACTGTTACCGGTTCATAACGATTAGCTAAGGACCGGGAGGGGCAGCAGACGTGTTTCTTAAAAATATTCATTTGCAAAATTACCGCAACTACGGACAGCTTGAGCTGGAGACGAATAACCAGGTCAATCTGTTCGTCGGTCCGAACGCTCAGGGCAAGACAAATTTGCTGGAAGCCATATTTGCGCTGGCCCTCACTAAATCGCACCGTACGTCCAAGGACAAGGAGCTGATTGGCTGGGAAGCGGATTCGGCTCGCCTGCAAGGCACGGTAGATAAGCGCTATGGCACGGCGCAGCTTGAGCTGCTGCTGTCGACACAGGGCAAGAAGGCGAAAATTAATGGGCTCGAGCAGCGTAAGCTGAGCAACTTCATCGGTTCGCTGAATGTAGTCATGTTCGCGCCGGAGGATCTAGAAATTGTAAAAGGCACGCCGGGTGTACGCAGACGGTTTCTGGATATGGAAATCGGTCAGGTGCAGCCCGGTTATTTGCATACCCTTCAGCAATACGGCAAAGTGCTCGTTCAACGGAATAACTACCTGAAGACAGCGTCTCCTAGCTCCATGCAGCAGACGATGCTGGATGTATGGAATACGCAGCTCGCCGAGCTAGGTGTTAAAATTATGAAAAAAAGGGAACACTTCATACATAAACTTCAGCGCTGGGCTGAGCAGATTCATTCTGGCATTACGGCTGGCAGCGAACAGCTCACCATTACCTACCGACCATCGCTTGGCAGCGGAGAGCCGGAAGATGAATCTGTTTTATTTGAGCAATTTATGATAAAGTTAACACAAGTGAAAGATCAGGAGATTCGCAGAGGTATGTCGCTCGTTGGGCCTCATCGCGATGATTTGGCCTTTTTTATTAACGGCAAAGAGGCATCTGTATATGGTTCCCAGGGACAGCAGCGCACAACCGCACTCTCGCTAAAGCTGGCAGAAATTGAGCTGATTGCTGAGGAGATTGGGGAATATCCGCTGCTGCTTCTTGATGATGTTCTGTCTGAGCTTGACCAGCACCGGCAGACGCAGCTCATAGAAACCTTTCAGAGCAAGGTGCAGACGTTCATCACGACAACCGGGCTTGAGAGCGTCAATATTAGCAAGCTGCAGGACGCTTGTATCTATAATGTGCGTGAAGGCCAAGTGACGCGCGGATAAGCGCAAACGATCGGGAGGCGGGGGAGCATGTATATCCATTTGGGCGGCGAGAAAATTATTCGGGCTGCCGAGCTGGTAGCCATTTTCGATATATCCATAGAGCAATCCTCCAAGTTATCCAAGCAGTTCGTTGCAGGCGCCCGCAAGCGCAAGGACGTGGAGACGATTGGCGAAGAGGAGCCGAAATCCATCGTTGTGACGAAGCAGAAAATCTATTATTCGCCAATTTCATCCTCTACCTTGAAGAAGCGAGCTCATCATTTTGTAGCGAATGGCTGACAAGGGCCAGAATAACGTCTAGCAAGAGCAGTTGAGAGGAGCAGTGAGCATTAATGTCTTTGAATCCGCAGCATACGTATGACGAGAGCCAGATTCAGGTGCTAGAGGGACTGGAAGCCGTCCGCAAGCGCCCTGGTATGTATATTGGCTCTACAAGCAGCAAGGGACTCCACCATCTCGTATGGGAAGTTGTCGATAACAGTATCGATGAAGCGCTTGCTGGCTATTGTACACAAATTAATGTGACGATTCATGAAGATAACAGTATTACCGTTATTGATAACGGACGTGGTATCCCTGTCGGCGAGAACGCCAAG
This window encodes:
- the yaaA gene encoding S4 domain-containing protein YaaA, encoding MKEVAIRTEYIPLGQFLKLSDCISTGGQAKFFLQENKITINGETDNRRGRKLYVGDRVEVEGFGVFTVTGS
- the recF gene encoding DNA replication/repair protein RecF, translated to MFLKNIHLQNYRNYGQLELETNNQVNLFVGPNAQGKTNLLEAIFALALTKSHRTSKDKELIGWEADSARLQGTVDKRYGTAQLELLLSTQGKKAKINGLEQRKLSNFIGSLNVVMFAPEDLEIVKGTPGVRRRFLDMEIGQVQPGYLHTLQQYGKVLVQRNNYLKTASPSSMQQTMLDVWNTQLAELGVKIMKKREHFIHKLQRWAEQIHSGITAGSEQLTITYRPSLGSGEPEDESVLFEQFMIKLTQVKDQEIRRGMSLVGPHRDDLAFFINGKEASVYGSQGQQRTTALSLKLAEIELIAEEIGEYPLLLLDDVLSELDQHRQTQLIETFQSKVQTFITTTGLESVNISKLQDACIYNVREGQVTRG
- a CDS encoding extracellular matrix/biofilm biosynthesis regulator RemA family protein: MYIHLGGEKIIRAAELVAIFDISIEQSSKLSKQFVAGARKRKDVETIGEEEPKSIVVTKQKIYYSPISSSTLKKRAHHFVANG